Proteins from one Kazachstania africana CBS 2517 chromosome 1, complete genome genomic window:
- the MRP4 gene encoding mitochondrial 37S ribosomal protein uS2m (similar to Saccharomyces cerevisiae MRP4 (YHL004W); ancestral locus Anc_2.500) gives MQKYIRLHRSSLLQLRQCFVRSQYTSTKTESKLGQDSHEQYDPESNLLRQKQFNQNITKQLRSFMRLSGDNFTKFDAILKNPLTAKEKLLDEKLSEFLEEFSNTTAYEHVQYSTSYSTPLTSDRTGAAIDKFPFLETSSSDKSYTPQELFLRQLNHSKHMARLGATLRSLYFPQRDISNPLSLDRITIKKLMESNVHLGQSVSLLRPSNQQYIYGEYKGIHIIDLNKTLTHLKRASSVIEKISEKGGIILYIGTKPNQKVALERAAKRSNGYYVASRWIPGTLTNSTEISSVWGRHEVDAADLPTGRQLKADEKSKIVKPDLLVILNPNDNRIALYEAMKSRIPTIGIIDTDSESSLVTYPIPGNDDSFRSVNLILGVLSRAAERGLTRRLRQNNRVNIESTT, from the coding sequence ATGCAAAAATACATCAGACTTCATCGAAGTTCGTTGCTTCAATTAAGACAATGCTTTGTTCGGTCTCAATATACATCCACCAAAActgaatcaaaattagGACAAGACTCGCACGAACAGTATGACCCTGAATCGAACTTACTCCGTCAAAAACAATTTAATCAAAACATAACTAAGCAACTAAGGTCCTTCATGCGATTATCTGGAGATaactttacaaaatttgatgctatattgaaaaatccCTTAACagccaaagaaaaattacttGATGAAAAACTCTCAGAAtttttagaagaattttccAATACAACAGCGTATGAGCATGTACAATACTCTACATCATATTCGACTCCATTAACCAGCGATAGAACTGGAGCTGCTATAGataaatttccatttttagAAACGTCCTCGAGTGATAAATCCTACACACCTCAAGAGCTGTTCCTACGCCAGCTAAACCATTCTAAGCATATGGCAAGGCTGGGTGCTACATTAAGGAGTTTGTATTTCCCTCAAAGAGATATTTCAAATCCACTGTCGCTTGACAGGATAACTATAAAGAAGCTAATGGAATCTAATGTTCATCTTGGCCAATCTGTCTCGCTTTTAAGGCCATCGAATCAACAATACATTTATGGTGAATATAAAGGCATTCACATCATTGACTTAAATAAGACATTGACCCACTTGAAGAGGGCAAGCAGTGTAATCGAAAAAATTTCCGAAAAAGGAGGTATTATTCTTTACATTGGTACGAAACCTAATCAAAAAGTTGCCCTGGAAAGGGCCGCGAAACGCTCCAACGGCTATTATGTTGCATCAAGGTGGATTCCCGGTACTTTGACAAACTCAACAGAAATCTCCTCTGTTTGGGGAAGACATGAAGTTGATGCTGCTGACCTACCGACTGGAAGACAACTAAAGGCGGATGAAAAGAGCAAAATCGTTAAGCCAGATCTCCTAGTGATTTTAAATCCGAATGATAATAGGATTGCACTGTATGAAGCAATGAAGTCAAGAATACCAACAATAGGGATTATAGATACAGATTCTGAGTCTTCTCTCGTTACCTATCCAATACCTGGTAATGACGATTCCTTCCGTTCTGTCAACCTAATTTTGGGTGTCTTGTCAAGAGCTGCTGAGAGAGGATTAACTAGACGTTTGAGGCAAAACAATCGTGTAAATATAGAATCTACTACTTAA
- the STE20 gene encoding mitogen-activated protein kinase kinase kinase kinase STE20 (similar to Saccharomyces cerevisiae STE20 (YHL007C); ancestral locus Anc_2.496), giving the protein MTFATDATNLTEQVVDESNAQETDSNTDENFYLPRTPATLNVNALHDDEEQEEEEENSYKSMDPKNTNQFVHISNRTKDHDIDTTIDSKNNTLDDPIQFKRVSSSSIISNLSSGNSSNNHNDGNRTPILPNDNKPSPSTVVKEDRKIRHSIGTAFNNSSSTSRSATPKLPQTTPSPSPAIIDEKKSSNISSSTFGISGSSPFRSFSIHSTKKKGNKNSATFSNRDSNTSTMSSHSNDSSGHLNKSSGGAGSRIMKGVFSSFVSNIKRNSTEYNKRSSSSSSSLNGTPSSNVFSIKISTPYNAKHVHHVGIDSKTGEYIGLPAEWERLLTSNGITKKEQQQNMGTMVDIVKFYQDVTESNGEAKIIKTFNNSNMSFPSSNSSSSNRSSARMLKTNSDLLSVSTPKINQHNNTFTPSSTLNNSPLLSTPQSNIISIGSVNLTSNSATNYSQSNEKFIPTRPAPKPPSGRTIDATKQSPIASPSVSKTIPYSESSNIDTPKKLQENVLEHIEPSKKELPPIPKGDSAKASKAIARRDSKKQIEKERRKKEVLNKLAEICSGGDPTQKYVNLIKIGQGASGGVYTATDVNTEASVAIKKMNFEKQPKKELIVNEILVMKASRHENIVNFIDSYFLNGNLWVIMEYMKGGSLTDVVTHCILTEQQISTVTRETLNGLRFLHSKGVIHRDIKSDNVLLSLSGDIKLTDFGFCAQINEINLKRTTMVGTPYWMAPEVVSRKEYGPKVDIWSLGIMIIEMIEGEPPYLNETPLRALYLIATNGTPELKDPDSLSECLKAFLDWCLKVDPHERASATELLNDRFIVEFSEKTETLSPLVKLARMKKLEEEAEITEEETYAEDTLNKEDVEEEAHTTVEKNNEEAVQANADFKNL; this is encoded by the coding sequence atgacattTGCAACGGACGCTACTAATTTAACGGAACAAGTTGTGGATGAATCCAACGCTCAAGAAACAGATTCTAATACCGACGAAAATTTCTATTTACCAAGGACACCAGCTACTTTAAATGTCAATGCGTTGcatgatgatgaagaacaagaagaggaagaagaaaatagttATAAGTCCATGGATCCTAAAAACACAAATCAATTTGTACATATATCAAACAGAACAAAAGATCATGATATCGATACAACAATAGATAGTAAAAACAATACTCTCGATGACCCTATTCAATTTAAAAGAGTCTCTTCGTCGTCAATTATAAGTAATTTATCATCTGGTAACAGTAGTAATAACCACAATGATGGAAACAGAACGCCAATTTTGCCAAATGATAACAAACCATCACCATCAACAGTGGTGAAAGaagatagaaaaattagacATTCAATAGGTACAgcatttaataattcaagtAGCACGTCACGTTCTGCCACTCCAAAATTACCTCAAACGACCCCTTCTCCATCTCCTGCAAtcattgatgaaaagaaaagctCGAACATATCATCTTCCACCTTCGGCATTTCAGGTTCTTCTCCATTTAGATCCTTTAGCATACATTCTACTAAGAAAAAAGGTAATAAGAACAGTGCAACTTTTAGTAATAGAGATAGCAACACTAGCACCATGAGCAGCCACAGCAATGATAGTTCTGGtcatttaaataaatctaGTGGTGGTGCAGGTTCAAGAATAATGAAGGGAGTCTTTTCCTCCTTTGTCAGcaatatcaaaagaaattcaaCTGAATATAATAAGAgatcttcatcttcatcttcatctttaaatGGTACACCGAGCAGTAACGTCTTTTCCATCAAAATATCTACTCCTTATAACGCCAAGCACGTGCATCATGTTGGTATAGATTCTAAAACAGGTGAGTATATCGGCTTACCTGCTGAGTGGGAAAGACTGCTTACATCAAATGGTATCACTAAAAAggaacaacaacaaaatatgGGAACTATGGTTGATATCGTCAAGTTTTATCAAGACGTTACTGAAAGCAACGGCGAAGCTAAAATAATCAAGACATTTAATAATAGTAACATGAGCTTTCCttcatctaattcatcttcctcaAATCGTTCATCTGCAAGAATGTTGAAAACAAATTCTGATTTATTATCCGTGAGTACTCCAAAGATCAATCAGCACAATAATACGTTTACTCCCTCAAGTACCTTAAATAACTCTCCTTTGTTGTCCACACCACAGtcaaatattatttcaatagGTTCGGTGAACTTAACTTCAAATAGCGCCACGAATTATTCacaatcaaatgaaaagttCATTCCAACTAGACCTGCTCCTAAACCCCCTTCTGGCAGAACAATCGATGCAACCAAGCAATCACCTATAGCATCACCTTCTGTAAGTAAAACTATTCCATATAGTGAATCGTCAAATATTGACACTCCGAAGAAATTGCAGGAAAATGTATTGGAGCATATTGAACCTTCGAAAAAAGAACTACCACCCATTCCAAAAGGTGACTCGGCAAAGGCTTCGAAAGCTATAGCAAGGAGAGACTCTAAAAAACAAATAGAGAAAGAAAGACGTAAAAAGGAAGTACTTAATAAGCTAGCTGAAATTTGTTCGGGAGGTGATCCTACACAAAAGTATGTCAACTTGATTAAAATCGGCCAAGGCGCATCAGGTGGTGTTTACACAGCAACCGACGTCAACACAGAGGCGTCTGTTGctattaaaaaaatgaattttgaaaaacagCCTAAGAAAGAACTTATTGTAAATGAAATCCTTGTCATGAAGGCCAGCAGGCATGAAAATATTGTCAACTTTATAGACTCCTATTTCTTAAATGGTAACCTTTGGGTCATTATGGAATACATGAAGGGTGGTTCTCTAACTGATGTTGTCACACATTGCATTCTGACAGAACAACAGATTAGTACTGTCACCCGAGAGACTTTAAACGGTTTGAGATTTTTACATTCAAAGGGTGTGATCCATAGGGATATTAAGTCTGATAACGTACTTCTATCATTAAGCGGTGATATCAAATTGACAGATTTCGGCTTTTGTGCCcaaatcaatgaaataaaCCTGAAAAGAACAACAATGGTTGGTACGCCATATTGGATGGCTCCTGAAGTTGTTTctagaaaagaatatggGCCAAAGGTTGACATTTGGTCACTTGGTATTATGATTATAGAGATGATAGAGGGAGAGCCCCCTTACCTAAATGAAACACCATTAAGAGCCCTGTATTTGATTGCTACTAATGGTACACCAGAATTGAAGGATCCCGATTCACTCAGTGAGTGTCTAAAAGCCTTCCTTGATTGGTGTCTCAAGGTTGATCCTCATGAAAGAGCATCAGCTACAGAACTACTAAATGACAGGTTTATAGTAgaattttctgaaaaaacCGAAACTTTGTCTCCACTAGTCAAGCTAGCGCggatgaaaaaattggaagaagaagcagagATAACTGAGGAAGAGACATATGCGGAGGACACTCTTAATAAAGAGGAcgttgaagaagaagccCACACTActgttgaaaaaaataatgaagaagccGTACAGGCAAATGCCGATTTCAAAAACCTGTAA
- the SHU1 gene encoding Shu1p (similar to Saccharomyces cerevisiae SHU1 (YHL006C); ancestral locus Anc_2.499): MAVIYEVLQKLLLGKAAENDKKTLVFTLGEEARKNIGNIGEDGQITMSLKMIENNRKNVHILFLNRLQYLFMYLMKLEADKDKFQYDNLILYGLDSLIAQYNTEDNAEDLNVEQIRLSNLIFNSIFKIKRKYEIDMLEFIPIDEGAQISLGLLKIEKYWKYVC; the protein is encoded by the coding sequence ATGGCCGTTATCTATGAAGTTCTGCAAAAACTATTACTAGGAAAAGCTGCAGAGAATGACAAGAAAACTTTAGTTTTTACATTGGGAGAGGAAGCCAGGAAGAATATAGGAAATATTGGAGAAGACGGGCAGATTACAATGAGCCtaaaaatgatagaaaaTAATAGGAAGAATGTacatatattatttttaaacAGGCTacaatatttatttatgtATCTGATGAAGTTAGAGGCCGATAAGGATAAGTTTCAGTATGATAATCTGATTTTATATGGCCTTGATTCGTTGATTGCACAGTACAACACTGAAGACAATGCTGAAGATTTGAATGTTGAACAAATTAGGTTAAGcaatttgattttcaattcaattttcaagattaaAAGAAAGTATGAGATAGATATGTTAGAGTTTATACCAATCGATGAAGGAGctcaaatttctttgggTTTGctcaaaattgaaaaatattggaaataCGTATGTTAA
- the MRT4 gene encoding ribosome assembly factor MRT4 (similar to Saccharomyces cerevisiae MRT4 (YKL009W); ancestral locus Anc_2.498), which yields MPRSKRSKLVTLAQTDKKGRENKERIFDEIREALDTYRYVWILHLDDVRTPVLQEIRTAWTGSKLIMGKQKVLQKAIGDNVTNEYKDNLHKLSKFFTGVTGLLFTNEDVETVKDYFRAYSRSDYSRPNSIAPLTFVIPSGIVYSRGGQIPIEEDIPMVHSLEPTFRNKFNIPTTIKKGKITIDSPYTVCEEGKKLDVRQALILKQFGIAASEFKVKISAFYDTESAEVEKVNINME from the coding sequence ATGCCTAGATCAAAACGTTCAAAGTTAGTGACTTTAGCTCAAACCGATAAGAAAGGtagagaaaataaagagagGATATTCGACGAAATAAGGGAAGCACTAGACACTTACAGATACGTATGGATCTTACATCTAGACGACGTTAGAACACCGGTATTACAAGAGATTAGAACCGCTTGGACCGGTTCAAAATTAATCATGGGTAAGCAAAAGGTCCTACAAAAGGCTATAGGTGATAACGTTACCaatgaatataaagataatttacataaattatcaaaatttttcactggTGTCACTGGTCTTTTATTCACAAATGAAGATGTTGAAACCGTCAAGGACTATTTCAGAGCATACTCAAGATCTGATTATTCAAGACCAAATTCTATTGCTCCATTAACTTTTGTAATTCCAAGTGGTATTGTCTATTCTCGTGGTGGTCAAATTCCAatcgaagaagatattCCAATGGTCCATTCTTTAGAACCAACTTTcagaaacaaatttaatattcCAACAACAATCAAGAAAGGTAAAATCACTATCGATAGCCCATATACAGTTTGTGAAGAGGGTAAGAAGTTAGATGTTAGACAAGCTTTGATATTAAAACAATTTGGTATTGCCGCCTCCGAATTCAAAGTCAAAATCTCTGCATTCTATGATACTGAGTCAGCCGAAGTTGAGAAAGTTAACATCAATATGGAATAA